Below is a genomic region from Clostridia bacterium.
GACAAAAAGCAAGCAATGGAGCGGAATCCTCGATGGATTCCGCTCCATTCAACATCTGTTCAAACCGGAGATTCTTCGCTTCGCTCAGAATAACAAATAGTTCTTTGCTTGCGGTAGAACGACTTTTTCGACAGTCTGAAACAGCCTTTTTAAGGCTGTTTTTTTAATACAAATAATCTCTTGGCGAACAATGAAATTCTTTTTGAAATGCTCTGTAAAAGGTGCGAACAGAATTAAATCCGCTTTCAAATGCACAGTAAGTTACGCTGTATTTTTTTGTTTTCAGTAAAAGCAACGCATTCTTTAAGCGGATTGTATTTAAATACTGTGTAAATCCGATGTGGAATACCGATTTGAAATGTCTCGAAATATGGCTTGCGGTATAGCCAAACTCAGAAGCCAGACATGATAATGAGAGATCGGATTTGAAATTTTCGTTTACATAAAACAATATTTTGGATGTTAGGTCGGCATCTATTGGCTCACTGACTGTTTGCAAATCAATGCATTCGAAAACCAACCCCAAAATGTTGTAAATAGCACCTTTTTTCCGCAACTCGTTATTTGTTTTTTGTAATTCACTGATGTTATCCTTGATTTTTCGTACAATTACTTTGTTATAAATAAACGGAGTTGTATTTCGTTTGTGCTCTGTCAAAGAAACAAATTCCTCACACCAATGGGTTGGTATAATTAAAACTGAAGATTTTGAATGGTCAGGGGTAGAATAGGTGTGTGCATCGTAGCTTAAAGCAACCGACATTTCGCCGGCACACAGAACAGTACGTTTATCGTTTATACAAACATCCATTTCGCCTTCATCTATAAAATACAGTTCGATTTGAGAGTGAAAGTGAAAAACGTCTGCATCATTTTCGTATTCTATATATGTAAGTTGATTTTGTTTTTCGCGTTCAATTCCAAAATTTGCTTTCACAGCAACCTCCTGATGTCAAAAAATAGCACAAAACTATATGTTTTTGACAAGTAAATGTCATATTTTTATGTTAGTATTTATCTTAACATATCTAAAAAATTTGTCAATACAGTTTTTGACAGGAAAGGTGCAAAAAATGAAACAGAAAATTTTAAAGGGCTTAACAGATTATTTGTATATTGCAGTGGGTTCGTTTTTATTTTCATTTGCTACAAGTTTTTTCTTGGTACCATTCAAAATATCAACAGGTGGAGTGAGCGGCATCTCAACCGTTTTATATCACTCGATTGGAATACCTATGTCGATTACATCTTTTGTTATAAATGGTATATTATTTCTTTTTGCTTTTCGGATACTAAAAAAATCATCCATTTTAAAAACATTGGTTGCGATTGTGTTGTTTTCGTTATTTTTAGAGGTTACGGCATTTTTGGGATGCTATACCGAAGATGTACTTATTGCATCTTTGTTTGGCGGTGTGCTAGTGGGTTTAGGTATCGGTATTACGATTTTGCGTGACGCATCTACCGGTGGAACTGATTTTGCAGCATTGATGCTTAGAAAATTCTTTCCGCACATTTCGGTTGCGAATTTTATTTTAATGATTGATCTTGTGGTTATTGCAAGTTCAGGCGTTGTTTTTAAAGATTACACCTGTATGTTTTATTCGGCGATTTCTTTATACATAAGTACAAAAGTTACCGATTTTATATTGGTGCGCGGAGACAAAGCGAAATCCGTATATATTGTTTCTAAGCAAAGTAATATTATCGCGGAAGCAATCATAAAAAATATGCAGCGTGGTGTAACCGGTGTGTACAGTAAAGGTTTTTATGACGATAAGGATGGCATGATGTTGATGTGCATTGTACGCAGTAAAGAAATTCCGACACTTTTAAGGATTGTAAAACAAAAGGATAGAAGCGCATTTACTGTTGTTTCCGAGGTTTTAAAAGTAAAAGGAGAAGGATTTTCTGAATTTTAAAAAAGGCAGAAACGGTTTATTCCGTTTCTGCCTGTATTTTTACAGATATTTAAGTAGATGTGCCGTGTCGTAAAAACCGCATTCCTGCGCCACAAAGCTTTTGGAGTTTTTGCCCTCCTGCAGCATTTTTTTAGCATGGCTGAGTCTTAAGTTTCTGAGATACTCAATGGGCGTAGCTGAGAAAAAATGCTTGAAATAGCGGATGTATGAAGAGCGGGACATGTGTGCAACGTTGGACAAATCATCCACCGTGATTTTGTCCGAGAAATTTTCCTTCATAAAATAAATGCTTTCCATAATTGCGGCAAAATTATTGTTTTCATCTTTTTTTACCCATTTTTCATATTGTCTGGAATAAAGATAGCTTAAATAAGACAATATTTTCAATGCTAAAATATTTTTCAGGTTCTCCTGCCATTTTGTATTCATATTGTCATACTCAACCATTAAATCCAGATCGTTCTTCACAATTACCATTTCTGAAGAAGAGAGGTGGAATGAAAATCCGCTCGACTGTAAAGGGGAGTGCAGATACGGGATTCCTTCAATCATTTCGGAAATAGGCGGAATCTGTTCGATTTCGCGTCGGTATTGCTTAAAAAAGTCCTGATGTATGCAAAAGTTATAAATGTAAAAATCGGTATTTTTAAGATAGCCGTGATACGCATCGGGTTGCACAATGAAAACATCACCGACCTTAGCATTGCAGTTGGAATCACCGCGAAAATATTTGCCGTTACCGTGCATAACAAAGTTGATTTCATAAAAATCATGGGTATGCATTTTGGCTTCACAAAAATAGTGCATGTGCGCTCTGACGAGAGAATCTTTGTTCTTCTGACGCAGAAATGAATTGGTCCAACGCTCGGTTTTATCCATGGGAAGACTGTTTTTATTCATGCTTTCACCTCTTTTTTTGGAACTGATTTACAATTTTTTGAAACAGATTTACTATAATTATAACACGTTTTGCGTTATAATGCAAGTAGAAATACTATACAAAAGGAGAGATAGGATATGAAAAAAATAAGCATACTGCTTGTTTTGGTAATGCTTGCCAATGTTTTGGTTGCGGTTCCTTCGTTTGCACAGCCTGCAAATGATAAAATAACCGTACTGTTCAATGGCGAGAAAATGGTGTTTGATGTAGACCCTGTGCTCATCAATGACCGTACAATGGTACCTATGCGTGCTATTTTTGAAGCGCTTGGATGTGTGGTTTCCTGGGATGATGCCTCACAGCAGGCTATCGGCTTTAAAAACGGCAAAAAAGTAGTTGTTGCCATCGGTAACAACACTGCATTTGTAAACGGTGAATTCAAAGAGATTGATCAACCGCCCGTTTTAATGAATGACAGAACTCTGGTTCCGCTTCGTTTTGTCTCCGAAGCATATGATTGTAAAGTAGACTGGGATGATGCAACACAAACAGTTACTATCACGGAAGACAACAACACTCTGGTGCATAACTTAGATGCGCTTTCTTTTGGTGAAACAGGTGACTGGGCGCGTGACGGTTCTGCTTTAAAGGGCAGAACAACCAGAGATGCATTTTGGGAACAGGGAATCACCGATATCCCTGTGGACGAAAGTGCAATTGCAAAAGCCAATGTTCAGTTTACCAGATCCGGCAAATATCGCATCTGGGTTTTGGCGCGCGACTATAAAACAAATCAGCAGGGTAGTCGATTCTTTACCATCAGCGTGGATGATCAGGTTTCTGAAAAAACCTTCGGTCAGCATGGTCAGGAAGGCTTTGTTTGGGAAGATGCCGGCGTTTTTGATGTTTCTGAAGGTAAACACCAGATTAAACTGATTGATACTTCCGCGTTCTTTGCAAGATGCAACGGTGTGTTTATTACCTCGGATTTGAATTTCAATCCTGCAGATTATGGGGATGCACTTGCTGAACAGTATCCGACAAATCCGTCAGTACCGACAGCGCCCATTTCGATTTATCCGACCTGGACAAAGCAGGAAATGCCTGTTTCCAAAACCGATTCGATTGAAAACGATGCATATAAAATTGAATTTTATCAGGGGGAAAGTGTGAACGGTCCCTTGGTTCAGACTGCAATTTATACAAAAGATAATGGCGCATGGGTCAAAGTAAAAGACCGCAGCGACGATTTCGTATACATTCTGCAATATGCAAAGTCCAGTAAATACAGCACGACCGTAAATTATGAATATGTAGCAAGTACAGTTATTGATTACAGCGGTGAAACTGTAAACGTATCTACAGACCATCTGTATGATATGGCACCTATCAGCTGGTGTATTCCTGTGGATTACAAAGTAATTGATGATAAGAAGGTAGAGGTATATTTTACAAACGAGTTCGCAGATTTAAAAGCAACCTTTGCTTTCGACGAGGTTGAAGTTGAACCGCAGGTTACAGCCGATGCAACCTTCAAAAAAGATGGTGCATACTCGTTTATTTTCCATAACGGTGACGGTGTAGCTTATGAAGATTTCGATACCGTTACAGCACCGCTTCTGTTTGTAAAACACGGTTTGCCTTCTAAACCGCTTGTAATTACAGAACCGTTTATGTTCACACCTATGAACACGTTATATTATAAAGCAGAACGTAACAAGGCGGGTAACGGCAAAGAATTTACCAGTGGTCTTGTGGTAGATCCGACGGTTGTTCGTCAGGGCTTTTCATATCCTGAAACCGCAGAATACGCAACAACCTTCTACACCTTCGACAATCAGATTCGTCCGCATTTGATTGCGCCTGTTTTAGGTGACAACAGCAATTTCAAAGCAGGAGATACCTATAGCTTTAAATTCAGACTTTTAAACGATTTTAAGTATTGGTACGATACCTTTACGCATATTGCTACCGATATGTATGATGTTGCGGATATCCGTGACAATTATTACACCTCTTATAACGAAGCGATTTATAATGCAACAGAACTGTGGCTGGATGATTTGTACGGTGGCTGGGATGATAAGGCTATGTCTTATTACAATATGGAAGCCAAAGACGTTACTACCCAGGCTGACCCGTTAGAAGCCGCACAGCGTTATATGCTTACAGATGATTTGACTATTCTGGAGGAAAGAACGGTTCCGACTATTGCATATATGCTTTCCAGAAAGAACATGAGCTTCCAGTATACTGCAGAGGCAGGCGGTTTGACAAGCTCATATATCAAAACCGAAATTCCGTCTCCGATTGGCTCGCCTGTAGATTACAGTGCAGGTGTATACGGCGGTTTATATGAAATGACTCAAGGCAGAATGCCGTTCCTTTTAGAGCATGCAATCAATGGTGCAAACGGTTCAGAAATTGCAAGCTTGTCCGCACTTTATAAGTACACAGGTGATGAAGGCTATTACAATCTGTTGCTTATGAAAGCAGATGACTATCTGGAAAAAACCAGCTGTATGTCCGGTGACAATTACAATAAGATGTTCACAACCGGTTTTGTATATACGGATTATGCCCGACTTTTGAACACACTTTTGCTGGCATATGAATACACCGGTGAACAAAAATACTTAGATGCCGCAGACAAAGCAGGTCAGCTTACCATGACCAGCACATGGTCTACAGGCTATCACAACGGCAATGACTTTAATACATTCCATATTGACAATGAAACAATGGGGCAGAGACCCCATCCGCATGACGGAAACAAGAGCTTCTTCTGGCATGGCAGTCAGCAGTGGCGTTTAGGTAATGTTTATGGCGAATCCAAAGCTGCAAGCGAATTGGGCCTTGAAATTCCGGAAGAAGATGTCCCCGGTTGGTTGCCTGCGCAGGCAGGTCTCGGCACAGAGCATCCGTACACCCCGAAATTCGGTGCAATCAACCAGCTGAACGTATGGGCAGGCTCTATTATGCGTCTTGCAAGATATACCGGTGATGATTACTATGTGACACAAGCGAGAAATGCCATGATTGGTCGATTCGGTAACTATTCCGGTTACGGCAGAGAGCGTTACATTGTTCACAATCAGCACCCTGACTTCCCGTACAAGGGACCTGACTATGTAACACTTTACTATCATCATATCCCTGTATTTATGGGCATGCTTGAAGATTATCTTATTAATGATATCTGGTACCGTTCGGATGCAAATATTGAATTTCCGATGGTATTCCAGCAGGGCTATGCGTACTTTGATATGAACCGTTACGGTCAGGAACCCGGTAAATTCTACGACGAACAGGATATGTGGCTGTGGATTACACCGGATGTAGTTTCGCCTGATAACAGAAGTGTTGACTATATTGCCGCCAGAAAAGAAGGAACACTCGGTGTTGCACTTGTTAACGAAAAAACAGAGCCTGTTACAACAACTGTAACGCTCGGAAGCAAAGTGGAAAATGCAAGTGCCATCAACGGAACCGCAACCTTGTACGATGCTAAAGGCAACAAGAGCGAGGTACAAGTTACAAATGGTGTGTTTACGGTAACAATTCCTGCTAAAGGTATTCAGAGTGTTGTGATTAAAACCGATGGCGTACATAATCCTTCTTATGCACGTGAGTACAAATATTCAACACAGCTCGGACAGACGGTTTCCGAGCATACCAACGGTAAAGGCTATGTAATTCAGCTTAGCGATGAAATGTATCACGCATACACTTATGTAACCGATAAAGATTTGAAACAGCTTGAAATTACATACACAGCTGATGGTCAAACTGTTACCAAAACCTGCGATTCTTATCCTTTTGAATTTATTGTAAAGGTAAATAATGTAAATTCGGATTTCACATACAGTTTAAAGGCAACCAAAGCCGACGGCACGGTTGTAGATATGGGAAGCGGTTTGCTGCGTACGATAGACAATTCCGAAGGCGTTGATCCGAATGCAGGTGTTGTTGTGACTTCAGGAAGCTACTACAGCTCTGACGGAACAAGTGTATATACCCGAGAAGAGACAAATGCGCCCGATTTTGCGCCGACACAGGCAAAAATCAACCGTATCGGCAGAGCGTCCGAGGGTTGGAAATTTATCGTTGAAAAAGATACATTCCCGTTTGAAATCACACAGGCTAATGTAGGCGATTTGGTAAACATCGGTGTTGTTATGCATTGGTCGCACAAGCGCGAAGGAAAGATTATTGATGCAGCAAGCTATGTTGTAAAAGCCGAACTTGCAGATGATGGCAAACGCGTTGCACTTTGTGTAACCCCGACCTTTGCGTTGCCTTCTGCGGTATACTCTTTTGATAACGCTGATTATAACATCACGATGGATGTATACCATGATTCTCCGACAGATGCTAAAATCGGCATCACAACCTATGAATTTGTAGAAGAAAAGCTTGAGTTTGAACCCACCGAAATCAAAATCAATACAAGAGGACGTGACGGTACAAACTGGCGCTTTGTTGCATCGAATGATGCATTCCCGTTTGAAGTGAAGGCGGATAACATGATTGGTTTGAAGGTCTATGCGATTTTCACGCACAAAAACGGCGAGGATGTTCGAGTTCTTGAAAGCACAGTAAAGACGAATGATATCCGTGCTGACGGTGCTTCTACCACATTGGTTGTGCCTGCAACCGATATTGTACCCATGAAAACGGCAAACGGCACCGTATTTGATGATGCACCATACGATGTGAAATTTATTCTCGCTCCGAAAGATTATGCAGGTAAAATTGATTTGCCGGAAAACGCGGCTACAACTCCGCCTGCCGGTGAACAAAAGAAGCCCGAAGCGGCTGTGCCCGAGCTGAAATTTGACGCTTTCGAAGCGGAAATCACCACACGCGGACGTGACAGTGAAAACTGGCGCTTTGTAATTGCAAACGACCAATTTCCGTTCGACGTGACCGAAGGATGCATGGCAGGCTTAGCAGTTAAAGCAGTTTATACGCACAAAAATACAAAGGAAAAGCTTGTACTTTTAAACAATGTGAAAACAAACCAGATGCGTGATGACGGCGTTTCAACAACTTTAGTTGTACCTGCAACAAAAGAAGTGCCGATTCGTACTCCAGATGGTGAGGTTTTTGACGATGCACCGTATACGGTTAAGCTTTACATTGCACCTGTTGGACATCAATTCAAGTAAAAATGAAACAAACGCAAGTAAAGTGCTTGCGTTTGTTTTTTGCATATTCTGTCCGGACTGCACATAGATATGAACAAATATATATGGAATGGCGGGAGAGGGTTGCTTGAAATTGCTGTGCTTTTTCGTTCGGAAACCAAAAAACTTGAAACGGAAACCATGCAACTGCCGATTTTGGATGTGAAAATTGCAGTTTTTAAAATTCCTTTCAGAAAAAGAATTAAAAGAAAGCACAAGAAACAACTGCAATGCATATACAATGATTTTTCGCATATTCTAACTTCAGTTCCTGCATTTTTTCCATATAAGAAAGGGATATGCGAAAAGAATATAATGTACTTTTATCCTAAATCCTGCATAGATGTTCTTACACGAAGCAAATCACACGTCGATATTGCGTTTTGGATTGAGAGTCCCGATAATTACGCGATGGAAGTCTTGAAAGAATTTGGTAAAACTTTTCCGTATATTACACTCTATACCGATAAAACGGACAAAATGTCAGAGTTTGCAGAATCTTTTTTTGACACATACGGTATACCGCTCAGATTGAAAGAGTACATTCCGGACAGTTCGCTGAAAGAACGGTATATTGTTATTATCGGAAAAAAGGTGATGCTGTACAAAACGGCGGAAAAAACAACCGTTGGGGATGTTATGCTTTCGTTTATGACACCACTTAAACAGTATACGCATCTACCAATTTCTGAAATTTGGAAAACAGCAGAAGAAAATGGATA
It encodes:
- a CDS encoding helix-turn-helix transcriptional regulator, translating into MNKNSLPMDKTERWTNSFLRQKNKDSLVRAHMHYFCEAKMHTHDFYEINFVMHGNGKYFRGDSNCNAKVGDVFIVQPDAYHGYLKNTDFYIYNFCIHQDFFKQYRREIEQIPPISEMIEGIPYLHSPLQSSGFSFHLSSSEMVIVKNDLDLMVEYDNMNTKWQENLKNILALKILSYLSYLYSRQYEKWVKKDENNNFAAIMESIYFMKENFSDKITVDDLSNVAHMSRSSYIRYFKHFFSATPIEYLRNLRLSHAKKMLQEGKNSKSFVAQECGFYDTAHLLKYL
- a CDS encoding YitT family protein translates to MKQKILKGLTDYLYIAVGSFLFSFATSFFLVPFKISTGGVSGISTVLYHSIGIPMSITSFVINGILFLFAFRILKKSSILKTLVAIVLFSLFLEVTAFLGCYTEDVLIASLFGGVLVGLGIGITILRDASTGGTDFAALMLRKFFPHISVANFILMIDLVVIASSGVVFKDYTCMFYSAISLYISTKVTDFILVRGDKAKSVYIVSKQSNIIAEAIIKNMQRGVTGVYSKGFYDDKDGMMLMCIVRSKEIPTLLRIVKQKDRSAFTVVSEVLKVKGEGFSEF
- a CDS encoding helix-turn-helix transcriptional regulator, which translates into the protein MKANFGIEREKQNQLTYIEYENDADVFHFHSQIELYFIDEGEMDVCINDKRTVLCAGEMSVALSYDAHTYSTPDHSKSSVLIIPTHWCEEFVSLTEHKRNTTPFIYNKVIVRKIKDNISELQKTNNELRKKGAIYNILGLVFECIDLQTVSEPIDADLTSKILFYVNENFKSDLSLSCLASEFGYTASHISRHFKSVFHIGFTQYLNTIRLKNALLLLKTKKYSVTYCAFESGFNSVRTFYRAFQKEFHCSPRDYLY